From Mesotoga sp. BH458_6_3_2_1, one genomic window encodes:
- a CDS encoding alpha/beta fold hydrolase, whose amino-acid sequence MNNLRMYGDPPFKVIVAHGGPGAAGGVAPLARELGKKRGVLEPYQTKKTVSGQIEELRETVEKYCSPPVILLGHSWGAWLVFLFAAEYSDLVNRIILISSGPFEQHYASGIMNTRLNRLGAKEKARVEELMGLLSNAELKDREMLSEFRKLMAKTDHFDLLEDAERVEVNIDAEIFKSVWTEASEMRSSGELLESGKKIRCPVLAVHGDFDPHPAEGVEIPLSRVLKDFKFRLLERCGHMPWMERHAREEFYEIVEADLEEG is encoded by the coding sequence ATGAATAATCTCAGAATGTACGGTGATCCTCCATTCAAAGTTATAGTTGCCCACGGAGGGCCGGGAGCGGCCGGAGGAGTCGCGCCTCTTGCTAGAGAGCTTGGAAAGAAGCGGGGAGTTCTAGAGCCCTATCAGACAAAGAAAACAGTATCAGGACAAATAGAGGAATTGAGGGAGACTGTCGAGAAGTATTGCTCTCCTCCGGTTATTCTTTTGGGACATTCTTGGGGTGCATGGCTCGTCTTCTTGTTTGCGGCAGAGTATAGCGATCTTGTGAATAGGATAATACTCATAAGCAGCGGTCCTTTCGAACAGCACTACGCTTCCGGTATTATGAATACTCGCTTGAACCGTCTTGGCGCAAAAGAGAAGGCTAGAGTCGAAGAGCTAATGGGCCTCTTGAGCAATGCAGAACTCAAAGATAGAGAAATGCTATCTGAATTCAGAAAACTCATGGCAAAGACAGATCACTTTGATCTTCTCGAAGATGCAGAAAGAGTAGAAGTCAATATCGATGCAGAGATATTCAAGAGCGTTTGGACTGAGGCCTCAGAGATGAGAAGCAGCGGAGAGCTTCTCGAGAGTGGCAAGAAAATTCGCTGTCCCGTCCTTGCAGTCCATGGCGATTTCGACCCCCATCCTGCAGAGGGTGTTGAGATCCCGCTTTCAAGGGTACTCAAGGATTTCAAGTTCAGGCTTCTGGAAAGATGCGGCCACATGCCCTGGATGGAAAGACATGCAAGAGAAGAGTTCTACGAAATTGTAGAAGCCGATCTTGAAGAAGGATAG
- a CDS encoding DNA-processing protein DprA, with product MTTSHDYISDRHSIMLLTIRFDAERNNDLKPLNLKNFNNLARRIASSPLSRPSKLLELSEAQIGEQLEIDEKSAKLIAGLLSRKHSLAIELSNLEEKGIRAISRAEPEYPSKLLDKLKHLAPPLIFYAGDLSILNNKAVSIVGSRKTSQSLLDQAHLLGERCAQSGVTVVSGAAKGVDMHAMMGSLQNGGLAAGIVADSLKSFIRKDEISRFVRDGRLVLLSAFPPWEKFTVWRAMDRNKYIYSLSDFGVVVRSDLEKGGTWSGATECIEKNYCALFVLDLGKEERGNAKLIDMRGIPLDIDMISREPDIYRLLSGMIERDSEEEPFIGQNVKQLPLWF from the coding sequence ATGACGACGAGTCATGATTACATATCCGACAGGCATTCGATAATGCTCCTTACAATCAGATTTGATGCAGAGCGGAACAACGATCTCAAACCTCTCAACTTGAAGAACTTTAACAACCTTGCCAGGCGCATTGCCTCTTCTCCGCTTTCGAGGCCTTCCAAGCTCCTGGAGCTAAGTGAAGCGCAAATTGGCGAGCAGCTTGAGATAGACGAAAAATCTGCGAAGCTTATAGCTGGCCTTTTGAGTAGGAAGCACTCTCTCGCGATTGAGCTTTCAAATCTCGAAGAAAAAGGCATTCGTGCGATATCGCGTGCAGAACCGGAGTACCCTAGCAAACTGCTGGATAAGCTCAAGCATCTTGCACCGCCATTGATTTTTTATGCGGGAGACCTTTCAATACTAAACAATAAGGCGGTTTCAATCGTAGGTTCCAGAAAAACCTCTCAATCTTTGCTTGATCAAGCTCATCTCTTGGGAGAAAGATGTGCCCAGTCAGGTGTAACAGTAGTTTCCGGTGCTGCAAAAGGTGTTGATATGCACGCTATGATGGGATCGCTTCAGAACGGAGGTCTTGCTGCCGGTATTGTAGCTGATTCTCTCAAGAGTTTCATAAGAAAGGATGAGATCTCCAGATTTGTTAGGGATGGTCGTCTCGTATTGCTGTCAGCGTTCCCTCCTTGGGAAAAATTCACTGTTTGGAGGGCAATGGATAGAAACAAATATATCTATTCGCTTTCCGACTTTGGCGTAGTTGTACGAAGTGATCTGGAAAAGGGTGGGACTTGGTCAGGGGCTACAGAATGCATTGAAAAGAATTACTGCGCACTGTTTGTGCTTGACCTCGGTAAGGAAGAAAGAGGAAACGCAAAGCTAATAGATATGAGAGGGATACCGCTTGACATTGATATGATCTCCCGGGAGCCCGACATATACCGACTGTTATCCGGCATGATCGAAAGAGACAGTGAAGAGGAGCCGTTCATTGGTCAAAATGTGAAACAGCTTCCGCTTTGGTTCTGA
- a CDS encoding LVIVD repeat-containing protein, translating to MRKWVLVLMLLTLLVIMVTAKEGVYAFMGMVGTEGQSNAYVLDVTDPANPIVLFQSSEMDVPDVTIIGDYAYFGTTYVMDFYEYADLVVVDISDIKKPEKVGYLRDDQGQFLRMVTRDNYAFTAGYISGLHILDLSEPSKPSIIKTMKFDDFNGDDGVRDVLINGNYLYLSGATITPEMYYTGANRMGIYVADISDPENPEIVGFVYTGLYGVIQFRIRENYLYCCSEGKGIDIFDISNPRAPAHVRTVYYTNAGPECIAFHGRYAYVADFMDKGILIFDATNPTDLRLLNLVATQSKMGFAVDILDGMLYVADGPSGLLIYSLENPEMPQFVGQFSIEAGLAFTVKVIKR from the coding sequence ATGAGAAAGTGGGTATTGGTTTTGATGCTACTGACTCTTCTGGTGATTATGGTTACCGCAAAGGAAGGAGTCTACGCATTTATGGGTATGGTAGGTACTGAAGGCCAGAGCAACGCTTATGTCCTCGATGTGACTGATCCCGCAAATCCCATAGTTCTCTTTCAGTCGAGTGAAATGGATGTTCCAGATGTCACTATAATCGGTGATTACGCCTATTTTGGGACAACATACGTTATGGACTTCTATGAATACGCTGACCTTGTAGTGGTTGACATCTCAGACATAAAGAAACCGGAGAAAGTCGGATACCTCAGAGACGACCAGGGTCAGTTCTTGCGTATGGTTACCAGGGATAACTATGCCTTTACTGCAGGCTACATTTCGGGACTCCATATCCTAGACCTTTCCGAACCGTCCAAACCTTCTATTATCAAGACTATGAAGTTCGACGACTTCAATGGCGATGACGGCGTAAGGGACGTATTGATCAACGGTAATTATCTCTATCTTTCAGGAGCGACGATAACCCCAGAGATGTACTATACAGGTGCGAACAGAATGGGTATATATGTTGCAGATATCTCAGATCCTGAGAATCCCGAGATCGTTGGTTTCGTCTACACAGGTCTTTATGGAGTGATTCAGTTCAGAATCCGAGAAAACTACCTGTATTGCTGCTCTGAAGGAAAGGGCATAGACATCTTCGACATCTCTAATCCGCGAGCGCCGGCTCATGTTAGAACTGTCTACTACACCAACGCCGGTCCCGAATGCATTGCTTTCCACGGAAGGTATGCTTACGTAGCAGACTTTATGGACAAAGGAATCCTCATATTCGACGCCACAAATCCGACAGATCTACGACTGCTCAATCTGGTTGCAACACAATCAAAGATGGGGTTTGCCGTGGATATCCTTGACGGGATGCTATATGTAGCAGACGGTCCGTCGGGCCTGCTAATTTACAGTCTAGAGAATCCCGAAATGCCGCAGTTTGTTGGTCAGTTCAGTATCGAAGCGGGGTTGGCATTCACCGTGAAGGTTATCAAACGGTAG
- a CDS encoding ComF family protein, which translates to MRIEPRKRFPYRFEDMIQIPEPFRYEAGYSLSIYGDAGWGRMVKEDKYERGHFRSELVAASKDLITDYWSPEPFPEIVVSVPSLRRPYLVSRFAEALAKEIGLSYIPDCVVKKKETHEQKAMKNSSMQFENVLSAFDVSLDLGGKRVLLVDDLVDSRWTFTVIAYLLKKKNAGAVYPFALSASWEGGYDDDES; encoded by the coding sequence GTGAGAATTGAGCCAAGGAAAAGGTTCCCTTATCGATTTGAAGACATGATACAAATACCGGAACCCTTCAGATATGAAGCTGGTTATTCGTTGAGCATTTATGGTGATGCCGGTTGGGGTAGAATGGTTAAGGAGGATAAATACGAAAGGGGACATTTCAGAAGTGAATTGGTAGCCGCTTCTAAGGACTTGATTACCGATTACTGGTCGCCTGAACCGTTTCCAGAAATTGTTGTGTCCGTTCCGTCTCTCAGACGTCCCTATCTGGTCTCTAGATTTGCGGAAGCTTTGGCTAAAGAGATTGGTCTGAGTTACATACCGGATTGTGTCGTGAAGAAAAAGGAAACACATGAACAGAAGGCCATGAAAAACTCATCTATGCAGTTTGAAAATGTACTCTCCGCTTTTGATGTTTCTCTTGACCTTGGGGGTAAAAGAGTCCTCCTTGTCGACGACCTTGTCGATTCGAGATGGACATTTACAGTAATAGCTTATCTGCTGAAGAAGAAAAACGCCGGTGCGGTTTATCCCTTTGCTTTATCGGCTTCGTGGGAAGGTGGTTATGATGACGACGAGTCATGA
- a CDS encoding tetratricopeptide repeat protein, with protein sequence MESLVKKEPGRTDWQRDLGVSLNNVGRIYENLGEGEKDLEYYNRLLETMESLVKREPGRTDWQRDLGVSLNNVGRIYENLGEGEKALEYYMRSLEIMESLVKKDPERTDWQSDLGVSLNNVGRIHESLGECEKALEYYSRALKIKRLLVEKEPEVVDRYIGLAFALLDMSRVTEDEGMKREFVTEAYTITKSLVDSGVTHLQLVDLAKILSL encoded by the coding sequence ATGGAAAGCCTGGTGAAGAAGGAGCCCGGCAGGACAGACTGGCAGAGAGATCTTGGAGTGAGCCTGAACAACGTTGGCAGAATATACGAGAATCTGGGCGAAGGCGAGAAGGATCTCGAGTACTATAACAGGTTACTGGAAACAATGGAAAGCCTGGTGAAGAGGGAGCCCGGCAGGACAGACTGGCAGAGAGATCTTGGAGTGAGCCTGAACAACGTTGGCAGAATATACGAGAATCTGGGCGAAGGCGAGAAGGCTCTCGAGTACTATATGAGGTCTCTTGAGATAATGGAGAGTCTGGTGAAGAAAGATCCGGAAAGAACCGACTGGCAGAGCGACCTGGGAGTGAGCCTTAACAACGTCGGCAGAATACACGAGAGTCTGGGCGAATGCGAGAAGGCTCTCGAGTACTATAGCAGAGCACTTAAGATAAAAAGATTACTTGTGGAAAAAGAGCCGGAAGTTGTCGATAGATACATTGGTCTGGCCTTTGCTCTACTAGATATGTCTAGAGTGACTGAAGATGAAGGCATGAAAAGAGAATTCGTTACGGAAGCATACACAATAACCAAATCACTTGTTGATTCAGGTGTTACGCATCTTCAGCTTGTCGATCTAGCAAAGATCTTATCGTTGTGA
- a CDS encoding alpha/beta fold hydrolase — MSVEVGVEYSSEREVTAKRREEHSKPEAKKMDNLKMYGNPPFRVVVAHGGPGAAGGVAPLARELGKKRGVVEPYQTKKTVSGQIEELRETVEKYCSPPVILLGHSWGAWLVFLFAAKYSDLVHRIILISSGPFEQHYASGIMNTRLNRLGAKEKARAEELMSLLSNAELKDREMLSEFRKLLAKTDHFDLLEDAERVEVNIDAEIYKSVWTEASEMRQSGELLESGKKIRCPVLAVHGDFDPHPAEGVEIPLSRISSSGFWKDAATCPGWKDMQEKSSTG; from the coding sequence ATGTCGGTCGAAGTAGGAGTAGAATACAGCAGTGAAAGAGAGGTAACTGCAAAGCGCAGAGAAGAACACTCCAAACCGGAGGCGAAAAAAATGGATAATCTCAAAATGTACGGTAACCCTCCATTCAGAGTTGTCGTCGCCCACGGAGGGCCAGGAGCGGCCGGAGGAGTCGCGCCTCTTGCGAGAGAGCTGGGGAAGAAGCGGGGAGTTGTAGAGCCCTATCAGACAAAGAAAACAGTATCAGGACAAATAGAGGAATTGAGGGAGACTGTCGAGAAGTATTGCTCTCCTCCGGTTATTCTTTTGGGACATTCTTGGGGTGCATGGCTCGTCTTCTTGTTTGCGGCAAAGTATAGCGATCTTGTGCATAGGATAATACTCATAAGCAGCGGTCCTTTCGAACAGCACTACGCTTCTGGTATTATGAATACTCGCTTGAATCGTCTTGGCGCAAAAGAAAAGGCTAGAGCCGAAGAGCTCATGAGCCTCTTGAGCAATGCAGAACTCAAAGATAGAGAAATGCTATCTGAATTCAGAAAACTCCTGGCAAAGACAGACCACTTTGATCTTCTCGAAGATGCAGAAAGAGTAGAAGTCAATATTGATGCAGAGATATACAAGAGCGTTTGGACTGAGGCCTCAGAGATGAGACAGAGCGGAGAGCTTCTCGAGAGTGGCAAGAAAATTCGCTGTCCCGTCCTTGCAGTCCATGGCGATTTCGACCCCCATCCTGCAGAGGGTGTTGAGATCCCGCTTTCAAGGATTTCAAGTTCAGGCTTCTGGAAAGATGCGGCCACATGCCCTGGATGGAAAGACATGCAAGAGAAGAGTTCTACAGGATAG